One window from the genome of Amaranthus tricolor cultivar Red isolate AtriRed21 chromosome 9, ASM2621246v1, whole genome shotgun sequence encodes:
- the LOC130823912 gene encoding FRIGIDA-like protein 3 gives MSDIEKSEINIASSVESSASLLEQLGNALAELKRHKVIDSNQIPWNNVEAHFRNLDAMMKKKLEDFEAKEKEFTETETRNNMVLAEREAAVVAKEQDLLDRLQELKDSALAFITEARETIVPEPLESSGVDADENKVNSSVNDENASLDTQDEKSPRSIEENVEGGAVEVNPLAELTQFCEQMDSIGLLNFVVENLKTVSPFWKEQLSVALGSAAEPAHLVLKALEGFFPPNEMIQEEDSSALHDMRQSCIILMEALSAFLSKVNNAAEILNPETQQQAVSIANDWKLKLPDESSSAANGKSLEVEAFLRLVATFRIAYEFDPEEYCKYVLVVAHHEQATELCRSLDLTLMIPGLIKTLIKSERLIDAVHFICAFNLSEDFPPVPLLKTYMRGIRKTLQGGGIAALQQKNNARELAGIRVVIGCIEQYNIEDPSYPLEPLYRRAAQLDKSGKIDRKNFQNGKLHQQNTKSQCVYTGGRYGRGKRHMPTVTNPVSSQPLNTAPVNDETMPYYPKNSEPNGPFSAAAPTYGSHLPSSHQPPA, from the exons ATGAGTGATATAGAAAAATCTGAGATCAATATTGCATCCTCTGTTGAGTCGAGTGCATCTCTGCTAGAACAGCTGGGAAATGCACTTGCTGAATTGAAACGTCACAAGGTTATTGATAGCAATCAGATCCCATGGAATAATGTTGAAGCACATTTTCGTAACTTGGACGCAATGATGAAAAAGAAGCTTGAAGATTTTGAAGCCAAGGAGAAGGAATTCACGGAGACTGAAACTCGCAATAACATGGTTCTTGCTGAGAGAGAGGCAGCTGTTGTAGCAAAGGAACAAGATTTGTTAGATAGGTTGCAGGAACTAAAAGATTCTGCTTTGGCTTTCATCACTGAGGCTAGGGAAACTATTGTACCAGAGCCTTTGGAATCCTCCGGTGTTGATGCCGATGAAAATAAGGTAAACAGCTCTGTTAACGATGAAAATGCATCACTTGATACCCAAGATGAGAAATCCCCTCGAAGTATTGAGGAAAATGTTGAAGGTGGTGCTGTTGAGGTTAATCCTCTTGCAGAGCTGACACAATTTTGTGAGCAGATGGATTCTATAGGACTTCTGAACTTTGTCGTGGAGAATCTAAAAACCGTTTCTCCTTTTTGGAAAGAACAGCTGTCAGTCGCACTTGGTAGTGCAGCTGAACCAGCCCATTTAGTGCTTAAAGCATTGGAAGGATTTTTCCCTCCAAATGAAATGATCCAAGAGGAGGATAGTAGTGCTCTCCATGACATGCGCCAGTCTTGTATAATCCTTATGGAGGCCCTGTCTGCCTTTTTGTCAAAGGTGAACAATGCTGCAGAGATTCTTAACCCTGAAACCCAGCAGCAGGCTGTATCTATTGCCAATGATTGGAAACTTAAGTTGCCTGACGAAAGTAGTAGTGCTGCCAATGGAAAATCATTGGAAGTTGAAGCATTTTTGCGGCTGGTTGCAACATTTAGAATTGCCTATGAGTTTGATCCGGAAGAATATTGCAAGTATGTTCTTGTAGTTGCTCATCATGAGCAGGCAACTGAACTCTGCCGTTCTCTTGATTTGACATTAATGATACCAG GTTTGATCAAGACATTGATCAAAAGCGAGAGGCTAATTGATGCCGTTCATTTTATTTGTGCATTCAATCTCTCCGAGGATTTCCCTCCTGTTCCTCTGTTGAAAACATACATGAGGGGGATCAGAAAAACTTTACAAGGAGGTGGTATTGCTGCCTTACAG CAAAAAAACAACGCACGAGAACTGGCTGGAATAAGAGTTGTCATTGGATGTATTGAACAATACAACATTGAAGACCCCTCGTACCCTCTCGAGCCACTCTATAGAAGGGCTGCCCAGCTAGATAAATCTGGCAAAATTGATAGAAAGAACTTTCAAAATGGTAAATTGCATCAACAGAACACGAAGTCGCAATGTGTTTATACAGGTGGTAGATATGGCCGTGGTAAAAGACACATGCCTACTGTTACTAATCCAGTTTCTTCGCAACCTCTTAATACCGCTCCAGTAAATGATGAAACGATGCCTTACTATCCAAAAAATTCCGAACCTAATGGACCCTTTTCTGCTGCGGCGCCTACCTATGGTTCTCATTTGCCATCATCACATCAGCCACCGGCGTAA